The Providencia rettgeri genome includes a window with the following:
- the rpsA gene encoding 30S ribosomal protein S1, producing the protein MDVNLKLLKIINMTESFAQLFEESLQNIETRPGSIVRGTVVAIDKDVVLVDAGLKSESAIPVEQFKNAQGELEIQVGDEIDVALDAVEDGFGETILSREKAKRHEAWLMLEKAYEEAETVTGVINGKVKGGFTVELNGIRAFLPGSLVDVRPVRDTTHLEGKELEFKVIKLDQKRNNVVVSRRAVIESESSAERDQLLENLQEGMEVKGIVKNLTDYGAFVDLGGVDGLLHITDMAWKRVKHPSEIVNVGDEINVKVLKFDRERTRVSLGLKQLGEDPWVAIAKRYPEGTKLTGRVTNLTDYGCFVEIEEGVEGLVHVSEMDWTNKNIHPSKVVNVGDVVEVMVLDIDEERRRISLGLKQCKSNPWQQFAETHNKGDRVEGKIKSITDFGIFIGLDGGIDGLVHLSDISWNVAGEEAVREYKKGDEIAAVVLQVDAERERISLGVKQLAEDPFNNYLAATKKGAIVTGKVIAVDAKGATVELTLGVEGYLRASEASRDRVEDATLVLNVGDDVEAKYTGVDRKNRVINLSVRAKDEADEKDAVAAVNKQEDTAFGNNAMAEAFKAAKGE; encoded by the coding sequence GTGGACGTTAATTTAAAACTCTTGAAGATCATTAATATGACTGAATCTTTTGCTCAACTCTTTGAAGAATCCCTGCAGAATATTGAAACTCGTCCTGGTTCTATCGTCCGTGGTACTGTTGTTGCCATCGATAAAGACGTAGTCCTTGTTGACGCAGGTCTTAAATCAGAATCTGCTATCCCAGTAGAACAGTTCAAAAATGCTCAGGGTGAGCTAGAAATCCAAGTTGGCGATGAAATCGATGTAGCTCTGGATGCAGTAGAAGATGGTTTCGGTGAAACTATCCTGTCTCGTGAGAAAGCTAAACGTCATGAAGCATGGCTGATGCTGGAAAAAGCTTACGAAGAAGCTGAAACTGTAACTGGTGTTATCAATGGTAAAGTTAAAGGTGGTTTCACTGTTGAACTGAACGGTATTCGTGCGTTCTTACCAGGTTCACTGGTTGATGTACGTCCAGTTCGTGATACTACTCACTTGGAAGGCAAAGAGCTTGAGTTCAAAGTAATCAAGCTGGATCAGAAACGCAACAACGTTGTTGTTTCTCGTCGTGCTGTAATTGAATCTGAAAGCAGCGCTGAGCGCGATCAACTGCTGGAAAATCTGCAAGAAGGCATGGAAGTTAAAGGTATCGTTAAGAACCTTACTGACTACGGTGCATTCGTTGATCTGGGCGGTGTTGACGGCCTGCTGCATATCACTGACATGGCTTGGAAACGTGTTAAACACCCAAGCGAAATCGTCAACGTTGGTGATGAAATCAATGTTAAAGTTCTGAAATTCGACCGTGAGCGCACTCGTGTTTCTCTGGGTCTGAAACAACTGGGCGAAGATCCTTGGGTCGCAATCGCTAAACGTTACCCAGAAGGTACTAAACTGACTGGTCGCGTTACTAACCTGACTGACTATGGCTGCTTCGTAGAAATCGAAGAAGGCGTTGAAGGTCTGGTTCACGTTTCAGAAATGGATTGGACTAACAAAAACATTCACCCATCTAAAGTTGTTAACGTTGGTGATGTTGTTGAAGTTATGGTTCTGGATATCGATGAAGAACGTCGTCGTATCTCACTGGGCCTGAAACAGTGCAAATCTAACCCATGGCAGCAATTTGCTGAAACTCACAACAAAGGCGACCGCGTTGAAGGTAAAATCAAGTCTATCACTGACTTCGGTATCTTCATTGGTCTGGACGGCGGCATCGATGGCCTGGTTCACCTGTCTGACATCTCCTGGAACGTTGCAGGCGAAGAAGCAGTTCGTGAATACAAAAAAGGTGATGAAATCGCAGCTGTTGTTCTGCAAGTCGACGCAGAGCGTGAGCGTATTTCTTTAGGTGTTAAACAGTTAGCTGAAGATCCATTCAATAACTACTTAGCAGCAACTAAGAAAGGCGCAATCGTGACTGGTAAAGTAATCGCAGTTGATGCTAAAGGTGCAACTGTTGAGCTGACACTGGGCGTTGAAGGTTACCTGCGTGCATCAGAAGCTTCACGTGACCGTGTTGAAGATGCAACTCTGGTTCTGAACGTTGGTGATGATGTTGAAGCTAAATACACTGGTGTTGATCGTAAAAACCGTGTAATCAACCTGTCTGTTCGCGCTAAAGATGAAGCTGATGAGAAAGACGCTGTCGCAGCTGTGAACAAACAAGAAGATACAGCATTCGGCAACAATGCTATGGCTGAAGCTTTCAAAGCAGCTAAAGGCGAATAA
- the aroA gene encoding 3-phosphoshikimate 1-carboxyvinyltransferase, which translates to MQSLTLQPIPSINGTINLPGSKSVSNRALLLAAMAKGTTTLTNLLDSDDIRHMLNALTQLGVSYQLSEDKTRCRVEGLGGNLSHPDELEIFLGNAGTAMRPLTAALSLSHNNIILTGEPRMKERPIGHLVDALREGGAEIEYLEQENYPPLRLKGGFIGGQISVDGSVSSQFLTALLMAAPRAEQDTTITIIGELVSKPYIDITLALMKTFGVSVENHQYEHFVIKGQQQYQSPGEYLVEGDASSASYFLAAAAIKGGVVRVTGIGRNSLQGDTKFANVLEKMGATIRWGDDYVECERGTLTGIDMDMNAIPDAAMTIGTVALFAEGETVIRNIYNWRVKETDRLYAMATELRKVGAEVEEGHDYIRVVPPKKLQHAEIETYNDHRIAMCFSLVALSDTPVTILDPSCTAKTFPDYFEQLARLSH; encoded by the coding sequence ATGCAATCCCTGACATTACAACCTATTCCTTCAATTAACGGCACAATTAATTTGCCAGGGTCAAAAAGTGTCTCAAACCGCGCACTGTTATTAGCAGCGATGGCTAAAGGAACGACCACACTCACTAATTTATTGGACAGTGATGATATTCGCCATATGCTGAATGCATTAACCCAGTTAGGTGTTAGCTACCAACTGTCTGAAGATAAAACACGTTGTCGTGTGGAAGGTTTAGGCGGAAATTTATCTCATCCAGATGAGCTAGAAATATTTTTAGGCAATGCGGGAACGGCAATGCGCCCACTGACTGCTGCGCTATCACTAAGTCATAATAATATTATTTTAACGGGTGAGCCTCGCATGAAAGAGCGCCCAATTGGGCACTTGGTCGATGCATTAAGGGAAGGCGGTGCAGAGATTGAATATTTGGAACAAGAAAACTATCCGCCACTACGTTTAAAAGGTGGTTTTATCGGTGGCCAAATTTCAGTTGATGGGTCTGTTTCCAGCCAGTTTTTAACCGCGTTGTTAATGGCAGCTCCTCGTGCAGAGCAAGACACAACAATTACAATTATTGGCGAGTTAGTCTCCAAACCTTACATTGATATCACGTTAGCACTGATGAAAACATTTGGTGTGAGTGTCGAAAATCATCAATATGAACATTTTGTCATCAAAGGGCAGCAACAGTATCAATCTCCGGGTGAATATTTGGTTGAGGGTGATGCTTCATCCGCATCTTATTTCCTAGCTGCGGCTGCCATTAAGGGGGGCGTGGTACGAGTCACAGGAATTGGGCGCAATAGTTTGCAAGGAGACACGAAATTCGCCAATGTATTAGAAAAAATGGGGGCGACTATTCGTTGGGGTGATGACTACGTTGAATGTGAACGCGGTACATTGACGGGCATTGACATGGATATGAATGCGATCCCTGATGCGGCAATGACCATTGGCACCGTCGCTTTATTTGCTGAAGGCGAAACAGTGATTCGAAATATCTATAACTGGCGAGTAAAAGAGACCGACAGGTTATATGCGATGGCGACAGAGCTAAGAAAAGTTGGTGCTGAAGTGGAAGAAGGGCATGATTATATTCGTGTGGTCCCACCGAAAAAATTACAACATGCTGAAATTGAAACCTATAACGATCATCGTATTGCAATGTGTTTTTCATTAGTTGCATTATCAGATACGCCAGTAACAATTTTGGATCCCAGCTGCACTGCAAAAACGTTTCCTGATTACTTCGAACAGTTGGCACGTTTAAGTCATTAA
- the cmk_2 gene encoding Cytidylate kinase: MVAIAPVITVDGPSGAGKGTLCQALANEFGWQLLDSGAIYRVLALAALHHHVDIQSEDALVPLAANLDVKFVPEDNVLKVILEGEDVSNQIRTETVGNTASQTATFPRVREALLRRQRAFRTLPGLIADGRDMGTVVFPDAPVKIFLDASAEERLIGG; this comes from the coding sequence ATGGTGGCGATAGCCCCTGTAATCACCGTTGATGGACCAAGCGGAGCAGGTAAAGGTACACTTTGCCAAGCATTAGCAAACGAATTTGGGTGGCAACTTTTAGACTCAGGCGCAATTTATCGTGTATTAGCGTTAGCTGCGTTACATCACCATGTTGATATCCAATCCGAAGATGCGTTAGTTCCTTTGGCTGCAAATTTAGATGTGAAATTTGTTCCTGAAGACAATGTACTGAAAGTCATTCTGGAAGGGGAAGATGTTTCAAATCAAATTAGAACTGAAACAGTAGGAAACACGGCATCCCAAACAGCTACTTTTCCTCGCGTACGTGAAGCGTTACTTCGACGCCAACGTGCATTTAGAACTCTACCTGGGCTTATTGCTGATGGCCGTGATATGGGAACGGTGGTTTTCCCCGATGCACCAGTAAAAATTTTTCTTGATGCCTCAGCTGAAGAACGGCTCATCGGCGGATGA
- the ihfB gene encoding Integration host factor subunit beta: protein MTKSELIERLASQQSHLSAKTVEEAVKEILEHMADTLANGERIEVRGFGSFSLHYRAPRVGRNPKTGDKVELEGKYVPHFKPGKELRDRVNIYGQ from the coding sequence ATGACCAAGTCTGAATTAATTGAAAGACTGGCTAGCCAGCAGTCTCATCTTTCAGCAAAAACCGTTGAGGAAGCTGTAAAGGAAATTCTTGAGCATATGGCGGATACGTTAGCTAACGGTGAACGTATTGAAGTCCGTGGTTTCGGCAGTTTTTCTCTTCACTACCGTGCTCCACGCGTTGGCCGTAACCCGAAAACTGGTGATAAAGTGGAACTAGAAGGTAAATATGTTCCTCATTTTAAACCAGGTAAAGAATTACGTGATCGTGTAAATATTTACGGCCAATAA
- the lpxK gene encoding Tetraacyldisaccharide 4'-kinase, translated as MIERIWSGKSCLYLLLLPLSFLYGLVTVIRDMVYKIGLKRSWKAPIPVVVVGNLTAGGNGKTPVVIWLVESLTKEGYRVGVVSRGYGGKSEKYPLILDETTTTEVAGDEPVLIFHRTKSPVAVAPKRSDAVKALLEKFPLDVIITDDGLQHYALQRDYEIVVIDGQRRFGNGWWLPAGPMRERAGRLKSVNAVVVNGGEAQENEALMALEGDVACNLVSGEKRAVTQLPAVIAMAGIGHPARFFTSLENKGVDVINTYAFADHQSYELKQLSRLVKNEQNLLMTEKDAVKCRAFAQPNWWFLPVQAQLQPTDAEKILSGIKKLITNNKKTCL; from the coding sequence ATGATAGAACGTATTTGGTCTGGTAAATCATGTCTGTATCTCTTATTACTGCCGTTATCTTTCCTTTATGGGTTAGTAACGGTAATTAGAGATATGGTTTATAAAATCGGGCTAAAACGTTCATGGAAAGCCCCAATTCCAGTAGTAGTCGTTGGAAACCTGACAGCGGGGGGAAATGGTAAAACCCCTGTTGTTATCTGGTTAGTGGAATCACTTACTAAAGAAGGCTACCGTGTAGGGGTTGTTTCTCGAGGTTATGGTGGTAAATCTGAAAAGTACCCGCTGATACTCGATGAAACAACGACAACTGAAGTTGCAGGGGATGAGCCCGTATTAATTTTTCATCGTACTAAATCTCCTGTAGCGGTTGCCCCCAAGCGTAGTGATGCAGTTAAAGCCTTACTAGAGAAATTTCCATTAGATGTGATTATTACTGATGATGGGCTGCAACATTATGCATTGCAACGTGACTACGAAATTGTCGTTATTGATGGCCAACGTCGGTTTGGTAATGGTTGGTGGTTGCCTGCAGGGCCTATGCGCGAAAGGGCTGGGCGTTTGAAGAGTGTTAATGCTGTCGTTGTTAACGGCGGTGAAGCTCAAGAAAATGAAGCCTTAATGGCCCTTGAAGGTGATGTTGCTTGTAACCTTGTTAGTGGTGAAAAACGAGCGGTTACACAATTACCTGCGGTTATCGCAATGGCAGGTATTGGTCATCCAGCTCGTTTTTTTACCTCATTAGAAAACAAAGGTGTAGATGTCATTAACACTTATGCTTTTGCTGACCATCAGTCATATGAATTAAAACAGCTTTCGCGGTTAGTTAAAAATGAGCAAAACTTATTAATGACCGAAAAGGATGCGGTGAAATGTCGTGCTTTTGCACAACCGAATTGGTGGTTCCTGCCTGTCCAAGCACAATTACAGCCGACAGACGCTGAAAAAATCTTAAGTGGAATAAAAAAACTTATTACAAATAACAAAAAAACTTGTCTATAA
- a CDS encoding ComEC family competence protein yields the protein MTMVSIALIFGSLPLLFIPKIIMLSELLFVFLFLTLLIIFFLFGKLGKFLALIIVFFLWGNWHGINIINHINHLSKKNNDIDVVVVGIPLNNKEQKIKVRIEKINNRIVFPPLYATWKTKESVCAGQSWRINGKVRPLHSSLNEGGFNLQRYYLANRIIGVLKSQKVKPLQMRCSVRQKIIYNYMELINPLSNKGVIYGLMFGDRSLLAADQAYLLQKTGLTHLMAISGLHIGLAYLFGIFITRGIQYFLPIKYINEILPTVIGLGLAVFYAWISGFAIPATRALFALLLWIYIKNKPARYFVWQWALWSIAGILLFDPLAILSDSFWLSSFAVLAILYWLSIFPLPYHLAKGVQGKIIGLIHLQIGLLVLLIPMQLIIFNGINIMGLVANLWFVPLVSWCVVPAIFVVFLVPIEVVQQSLLYVIDSVIALGLKPLPYLSTFWSEFFNVSYYLFLICWLSIIVVLFKWYKRYFGLVSCVVILIFLERGSGKEFKEGWRMTVLDIGHGLAVVIEQNNVALLYDTGNVWKGDSNAQRQIIPFLKYHDITPIGVILSHNHLDHTGGANYLIQQYPWLSVRSSFGPQNTSAYRKKNNKLNKIKNMAHLPCFKGQKWRWGILTFEVLWPEKLAPISHNNDSCVIQLTDGYHKILLTGDIEKQGEKSLVEMYKNRLRSTLLFAPHHGSSTSSTDLLLRNVQPSMVVVSSARYSAWKIPSPKVYFRYKNSNIKWLNTAEDGQLTLWFKKEKIQISRYRYEIQPRWYHLWFGLPLFPE from the coding sequence ATGACAATGGTTTCCATTGCCTTGATTTTTGGTTCGTTACCGCTTTTATTTATACCTAAAATTATAATGTTGAGTGAATTGTTATTTGTTTTTTTATTTCTTACGTTATTAATAATATTTTTTCTATTTGGCAAGTTAGGCAAATTTTTAGCACTAATTATTGTATTTTTTCTATGGGGCAATTGGCATGGAATTAACATCATTAATCATATTAATCACCTGTCTAAAAAAAATAACGATATTGATGTGGTTGTTGTCGGTATTCCCTTGAATAACAAAGAGCAAAAAATCAAAGTACGTATTGAAAAAATTAACAACCGTATTGTTTTTCCGCCTTTATATGCTACATGGAAAACAAAAGAATCTGTTTGCGCAGGGCAATCTTGGCGAATCAATGGTAAAGTAAGGCCATTACACAGCTCACTAAATGAAGGTGGATTTAATCTACAACGCTACTATTTAGCTAATAGAATTATAGGGGTTTTGAAAAGCCAAAAAGTAAAACCATTACAAATGAGGTGTTCTGTAAGGCAAAAAATCATTTATAACTATATGGAACTAATTAATCCATTGTCTAATAAAGGAGTTATTTATGGGTTAATGTTTGGTGATAGAAGTTTATTAGCCGCAGATCAAGCCTATTTACTACAGAAAACGGGCTTAACACATTTAATGGCCATATCAGGTTTGCATATTGGCTTAGCTTACTTGTTTGGCATTTTTATTACTCGAGGAATTCAATATTTTTTACCAATAAAATATATCAATGAAATACTACCAACAGTAATAGGTTTGGGCTTAGCTGTTTTTTATGCGTGGATCTCGGGGTTTGCTATCCCTGCGACTCGAGCATTATTTGCCTTACTATTATGGATATATATTAAAAATAAACCAGCAAGGTATTTTGTTTGGCAATGGGCTCTTTGGAGTATAGCGGGAATATTATTATTTGATCCATTGGCGATTTTGTCAGATAGTTTTTGGTTGTCTAGTTTCGCTGTTCTAGCCATTCTTTATTGGTTATCGATATTTCCACTACCATATCATTTAGCTAAAGGTGTTCAGGGAAAAATTATAGGATTAATACACTTACAAATTGGCTTACTAGTATTACTTATTCCAATGCAACTTATCATATTTAATGGTATTAACATAATGGGTTTAGTGGCTAACCTTTGGTTTGTCCCGCTCGTTTCTTGGTGTGTTGTTCCTGCTATTTTTGTCGTATTTTTAGTGCCAATAGAAGTAGTTCAGCAGTCGCTTTTATATGTGATAGATAGCGTTATAGCCTTAGGACTAAAACCATTACCTTATTTAAGTACTTTTTGGTCAGAATTCTTCAATGTCTCCTATTATTTATTCTTAATATGTTGGCTAAGTATCATTGTCGTTTTATTTAAGTGGTATAAGCGTTATTTCGGGCTTGTTAGTTGTGTGGTTATTTTGATTTTCTTAGAAAGGGGAAGTGGTAAAGAATTCAAAGAAGGCTGGAGAATGACGGTATTAGATATCGGACACGGTTTGGCAGTTGTGATAGAACAAAATAATGTGGCATTACTCTATGATACAGGTAATGTATGGAAAGGGGATAGCAATGCACAGCGTCAAATTATTCCTTTCCTTAAATATCATGATATAACCCCAATTGGAGTAATTTTAAGCCATAATCATTTAGATCACACTGGAGGGGCTAATTATTTAATCCAGCAATATCCATGGCTAAGTGTAAGAAGTAGTTTTGGGCCACAAAACACTTCGGCATACAGGAAAAAAAATAATAAACTTAATAAGATAAAAAATATGGCTCACCTTCCATGTTTTAAAGGTCAAAAATGGCGGTGGGGAATATTAACTTTTGAAGTATTATGGCCTGAAAAGTTAGCGCCAATATCGCATAACAATGATTCTTGTGTCATTCAATTAACGGATGGCTACCATAAAATTTTATTAACAGGAGATATCGAAAAACAAGGGGAGAAATCACTTGTTGAAATGTACAAGAATCGATTACGTTCGACTCTTCTTTTCGCTCCACATCATGGAAGCAGCACTTCATCAACAGATTTATTGTTAAGAAATGTTCAACCTTCAATGGTGGTAGTATCATCAGCAAGGTATAGTGCATGGAAAATTCCATCGCCAAAAGTCTATTTTAGATATAAAAATAGTAACATTAAATGGTTAAATACAGCAGAAGATGGGCAGTTAACTTTATGGTTTAAAAAGGAAAAAATTCAGATTTCGCGTTATCGCTATGAAATTCAGCCCCGCTGGTATCATCTGTGGTTTGGCTTACCGCTATTTCCCGAGTAG
- the cmk_1 gene encoding Cytidylate kinase has translation MKQLQEKGFDVNFERLLSEIEERDFRDRNRSVAPLIAAKDALVLDSTSMSIGEVIEKAHTYAKKILQLS, from the coding sequence ATGAAGCAGTTGCAAGAGAAAGGTTTTGATGTTAATTTTGAACGTCTTTTGAGCGAAATTGAAGAACGTGATTTTCGTGATCGTAACCGTTCTGTTGCCCCCCTTATTGCCGCGAAAGACGCATTAGTGCTGGATTCCACAAGTATGTCTATTGGGGAAGTTATTGAAAAAGCACACACCTATGCAAAAAAAATTCTACAATTATCGTGA
- the msbA gene encoding Lipid A export ATP-binding/permease protein MsbA: MNDKDLSTKQTFRRLWPIIAPFKAGLIVAAIALIINAAGDAFMISLLKPLLDEGFDKADNDVLKWLPLAVLGLMIVRGGSSFVSTYCVSWVAGKVVMNMRRKLFGHMMGMPVSFFDQQSTGTLLSRITYDSEQVASSSSGALITIIRESAYIIGLFAMMFYYSWQLSLILIVIAPVVSVTIRIVSKRFRKISKNMQTGMGHVTASAEQMLKGHKEVLIFGGQKVETERFNKVSNNMRRQNMKMVTASAISDPIVQLIASFALAFVLYAASFPEIRDELTSGTIAVVFSSMFALMRPLKSLTNVNSQFQRGMAACQTLFAILDSEQEKDNGTKELKEVKGDVKFEHVTFTYATKEHPALDDVSFTLPAGKSVALVGRSGSGKSTIANLITRFYDIDEGSIQIDGHDIREYTLSSLRSQVALVSQHVYLFNDTIANNIAYATDGSYSREQIEKAAEMAYAMDFIAKLEKGLDTVIGENGVMLSGGQRQRIAIARALLRDAPILILDEATSALDTESERAIQAALDELQKNRTSLVIAHRLSTIENADEILVVQDGRIIERGNHASLLAQDGAYSQLHSIQFKQ, encoded by the coding sequence ATGAATGATAAAGACCTTTCGACAAAACAAACTTTTCGTCGCTTGTGGCCAATAATAGCGCCTTTTAAAGCGGGTTTAATCGTTGCAGCAATAGCACTTATCATAAACGCAGCAGGTGACGCGTTTATGATTTCTTTATTAAAACCTTTATTGGATGAAGGCTTTGATAAGGCAGATAATGACGTTTTAAAATGGCTTCCGCTCGCGGTGTTAGGATTAATGATTGTTCGTGGTGGGTCTAGCTTTGTTTCAACCTATTGTGTTTCGTGGGTTGCAGGTAAAGTCGTGATGAACATGCGCCGTAAATTATTTGGTCATATGATGGGAATGCCGGTTAGTTTTTTTGACCAGCAATCGACAGGAACACTGTTATCTAGGATTACCTATGACTCAGAACAAGTTGCATCCTCTTCTTCTGGGGCATTAATTACAATTATTCGGGAAAGTGCTTATATCATCGGGCTGTTTGCGATGATGTTTTATTATAGCTGGCAACTCTCCCTTATTTTAATCGTGATCGCCCCCGTTGTATCCGTCACTATTCGTATTGTCTCCAAACGTTTTCGTAAGATCAGTAAAAATATGCAAACGGGTATGGGGCATGTGACGGCTAGTGCTGAACAAATGTTAAAAGGCCATAAAGAAGTTTTAATTTTTGGTGGGCAGAAAGTTGAGACTGAACGTTTTAATAAAGTCAGTAACAATATGCGCCGTCAAAATATGAAAATGGTAACAGCTTCAGCAATTTCAGACCCTATTGTTCAGTTAATTGCATCATTTGCATTAGCATTTGTCCTATATGCTGCGAGTTTTCCTGAAATTCGTGATGAATTAACATCGGGTACAATTGCTGTTGTATTCTCATCAATGTTTGCATTGATGCGTCCGTTAAAATCATTAACGAACGTTAACTCTCAATTCCAACGTGGAATGGCGGCTTGCCAAACTTTATTTGCTATCTTAGATTCTGAACAAGAGAAAGATAACGGAACTAAAGAACTTAAAGAAGTTAAAGGTGATGTTAAATTTGAGCATGTCACCTTTACCTATGCAACCAAAGAGCATCCTGCATTAGACGATGTCTCGTTTACTTTGCCAGCAGGAAAATCAGTTGCTCTAGTTGGGCGATCGGGCTCAGGTAAATCTACAATTGCAAATTTGATTACACGTTTTTATGACATTGACGAAGGGTCTATTCAAATTGATGGCCATGACATCCGTGAATACACATTGTCTTCATTACGTAGCCAAGTCGCGTTAGTTTCTCAGCATGTTTATCTATTTAACGATACAATAGCGAATAATATTGCCTACGCAACAGATGGTAGTTACAGCCGTGAGCAAATAGAGAAAGCTGCAGAAATGGCCTATGCAATGGATTTCATTGCTAAACTTGAAAAAGGTCTAGATACTGTTATTGGGGAAAATGGTGTTATGCTTTCTGGCGGACAACGTCAAAGAATAGCAATTGCTCGAGCACTTCTACGTGACGCTCCAATTCTTATTCTTGATGAGGCGACATCAGCACTAGATACAGAGTCTGAACGTGCTATTCAAGCAGCTCTCGACGAGTTACAGAAAAATAGAACATCTTTGGTCATTGCCCACCGGTTATCGACGATAGAAAATGCGGATGAAATATTAGTTGTACAAGATGGACGAATCATTGAACGTGGTAACCATGCATCGCTATTAGCTCAAGATGGTGCATATTCACAATTACATAGTATTCAATTTAAACAATGA
- the serC gene encoding Phosphoserine aminotransferase, with amino-acid sequence MSQVYNFSAGPAMLPVEVMRRAEQEFCNWKGLGVSVMEVSHRGKDFVEVATEAEQNLRDLLNIPDNYKVLFCHGGARAHFATLPMNLLGDKTTADYIVSGYWSESAAKEAEKYCSPNVIQITEEKDGVVSLKPMKEWPLSDDAAYVHYCPNETIGGLAIHEEPDFPEDKIIVADYSSSILSKPIDVSRYGVIYAGAQKNIGPAGLTIVIIREDLLGKASPQTPSVFDYTVLAKHDSMFNTPPTFAWYLAGMVFKWLKEQGGLQEMAKRNYEKSQLLYNAIDDSQFYINRVAVENRSWMNVPFQMQNPTLDAKFIEEAKEQGLLSLKGHKVAGGMRASIYNAMPLAGVQALVDFMADFERHNAQ; translated from the coding sequence ATGAGTCAGGTTTATAATTTCAGTGCAGGTCCAGCTATGCTACCTGTTGAAGTCATGCGTCGTGCTGAACAAGAATTTTGTAATTGGAAGGGGTTAGGCGTTTCTGTGATGGAAGTGAGTCACCGCGGAAAAGACTTTGTCGAAGTAGCAACAGAAGCAGAGCAAAATCTACGTGATTTATTAAACATCCCTGATAACTATAAAGTTTTATTTTGTCATGGCGGGGCACGTGCCCATTTTGCAACGTTACCAATGAATTTATTAGGTGATAAAACGACAGCAGACTATATTGTAAGCGGCTATTGGTCCGAGTCTGCAGCAAAAGAAGCTGAAAAATACTGCTCTCCTAATGTGATTCAAATTACTGAAGAAAAAGACGGTGTAGTGAGTTTAAAACCCATGAAAGAATGGCCATTAAGTGATGATGCAGCTTATGTCCATTATTGCCCAAATGAAACCATAGGCGGTTTAGCTATTCATGAGGAACCTGACTTCCCTGAAGATAAAATTATTGTTGCTGACTATTCCTCTTCTATCTTATCTAAACCGATTGATGTAAGCCGTTATGGTGTAATTTATGCAGGGGCTCAAAAAAATATTGGGCCAGCAGGACTAACTATCGTTATTATCCGAGAAGACCTACTCGGTAAAGCTTCACCTCAGACTCCATCCGTATTTGATTACACGGTATTAGCAAAACATGATTCAATGTTTAATACTCCACCGACTTTCGCTTGGTATCTCGCAGGTATGGTCTTCAAATGGTTAAAAGAGCAAGGCGGTTTGCAAGAAATGGCTAAGCGTAATTATGAAAAATCACAATTACTCTACAATGCAATTGATGATAGCCAGTTCTATATTAACCGTGTTGCGGTTGAAAACCGTTCTTGGATGAATGTACCGTTCCAAATGCAAAACCCAACTCTTGATGCGAAATTTATTGAAGAAGCCAAAGAACAAGGCTTACTTTCGCTGAAAGGCCACAAAGTGGCTGGTGGTATGCGCGCATCAATCTATAATGCGATGCCATTAGCGGGAGTTCAGGCTTTGGTTGATTTTATGGCTGATTTCGAACGTCATAACGCTCAATAA
- the cspE gene encoding Cold shock-like protein CspE, translated as MNFQLHMGRVKWFDAKEGYGFISPFNGGDDVFVTTKSIANKKIKSLFEGQNVEFSVTRNSDGVTAADVIAY; from the coding sequence ATGAATTTTCAATTACATATGGGTCGAGTTAAATGGTTTGACGCAAAAGAAGGTTACGGTTTTATTTCCCCATTCAATGGTGGTGATGATGTATTTGTGACAACAAAGTCAATTGCTAATAAAAAAATCAAATCATTATTCGAAGGTCAAAACGTTGAGTTCTCTGTTACTCGTAATTCGGATGGCGTAACGGCAGCTGACGTTATTGCTTATTAA